In one Brassica oleracea var. oleracea cultivar TO1000 chromosome C9, BOL, whole genome shotgun sequence genomic region, the following are encoded:
- the LOC106313326 gene encoding probable receptor-like protein kinase At5g47070, giving the protein MNCLFLFKSKKPKPTNQQKDKRKGKEIAQNSAPELRNQSETSSFNLQTPRSLPSPRSIRDLYTDREKNLRVFTYQELSEATYGFNRKLKIGEGGFGSVYKGKIPTTKDSDSDSPLVVAIKKLNRQGLQGHKQWLAEVQFLGVVNHQNVVKLLGYCSEDGETGIERLLVYEFMSNRSLEDHLFTRGSRILPWKQRLEIMLGAAQGLAYLHEVKVIYRDFKTSNVLLNDEFCPKLSDFGLAREGPQGDNTHVTTARVGTQGYAAPEYVQTGHLRLKSDVYSFGVVLYEIITGRRTIERNKPVAERKLLDWVKEYPADSQRFSMIVDPRLRNNYPIAAARSLAKLADLCLKKNDKDRPAMEIVVERLKKIIEESAAGSKESTSQVRSKSRVAGPVKGSLRGGVSVRG; this is encoded by the exons ATGAATTGTCTGTTCTTGTTCAAATCAAAGAAACCCAAACCCACAAACCAACAAAAAGACAAAAGAAAAGGAAAAGAAATAGCACAAAACTCAGCTCCTGAGCTGAGGAACCAGAGCGAAACGTCGTCGTTTAATCTCCAGACGCCGAGATCTTTGCCTTCTCCTCGAAGTATCAGAGACTTGTATACAGATAGAGAAAAGAATCTTAGGGTTTTCACTTACCAGGAACTCAGTGAAGCCACTTATGGGTTTAACAGAAAGCTTAAGATCGGCGAAGGTGGATTCGGTAGTGTTTACAAAGGAAAGATTCCCACCACAAAAGATTCTGATTCTGATTCTCCACTTGTCGTCGCCATCAAGAAACTCAATCGTCAAGGATTACAG GGTCACAAGCAATGGCTAGCAGAGGTTCAGTTTCTAGGAGTAGTGAATCATCAGAACGTTGTGAAGCTATTAGGTTATTGCTCAGAAGATGGAGAGACTGGGATCGAGAGGCTTTTGGTTTACGAGTTCATGTCGAATCGAAGCTTAGAGGATCATCTGTTCACCCGTGGATCACGTATATTACCATGGAAACAAAGGCTTGAGATCATGCTTGGTGCAGCTCAAGGATTGGCTTATTTACATGAAGTTAAG GTGATATACCGAGACTTCAAAACCTCTAATGTGCTCTTAAATGATGAATTTTGTCCGAAATTATCGGACTTTGGGCTTGCAAGAGAAGGACCTCAGGGCGACAATACTCACGTCACAACTGCA AGAGTTGGAACACAAGGTTATGCAGCTCCTGAGTACGTGCAAACAGGCCATCTTCGCTTAAAGAGTGATGTATATAGCTTCGGTGTTGTTCTTTACGAGATCATTACAGGACGCCGAACCATTGAGAGGAACAAGCCAGTAGCTGAACGAAAGCTATTAGATTGGGTGAAAGAGTATCCTGCTGATAGTCAGCGCTTCAGCATGATCGTTGACCCTCGGCTACGCAACAATTATCCAATTGCTGCAGCTAGGAGTTTGGCTAAACTGGCTGATCTTTGTTTGAAAAAGAACGATAAAGATCGACCCGCAATGGAGATTGTCGTGGAAAGATTGAAGAAGATTATCGAAGAATCTGCTGCTGGAAGTAAGGAAAGTACAAGTCAGGTAAGAAGCAAGAGTCGGGTCGCTGGACCTGTGAAGGGGAGTTTGAGAGGAGGAGTTAGTGTTAGAGGATGA